ATAAATAGTGCCTAGATTATACGGCTATTAGATTTACGTAAATCAAAAAATCTGTTAAACTATTCAGGCCTCTGCTCTATTTTCGCGTTGACGCCCCTGAAAATGTTTCTGATAAGCACGATGTCCTCTATTCCCTCTACAGCCGAGTATGGAATCACTACGCCCTTCTTTTCGCCTCCAAGAATCTCTGAAAGGAAGGTTCCCCTCAAAGCTTCGACAATTATTGAGGTCACCCTGAATTTTCCCAGTTCGACCCGGAAATCCTTTACTTTGCCGCAATATTTTCCGTCAGTGGTGAAAACATCTTTTCCTACTACTTCAGAGAAAGATTTTACATTAACTGCCATATATTACTAACACAGTATTTATATATTTGGTCCCTGTAACCGGAAAACACTACGCAATGGCTTAAAATCAGGTTTTAGGCAGTTTTAGCCCTATTCCTGCAAGGAAACTAAATCTAGTTTTAAGAGGGAAATTATGTGTGCGGATGATGGGCTTGGGATTATAAGGGCTTCTAGAAAATCGGGGACGGAAAGATTCACTTTTAAAGGCCAGGAACTTGGGTTTGGGTTGCTTGAGTTTTGGCAGTGGAACTCTTCAGACCTGGTGAGCAATGCGCTGAGGGGTCAGATTGCAGAGTTTATAGTTGCAAGCGCCCTGGGCGTGTCCGGAGGAGTAAGGGGTATTTGGGACTCTTATGACCTTGATTTTGGCCCCCTGAAGATAGAGGTAAAGTCTGCCGCATATATTCAGTCCTGGAGCCAGAAAAGGCATTCAGATATAAGGTTTGTAATAAGCCCTACTAAGGCATGGTCTGCTGAAACAAACGAGTCCGAAAAAGACTCGAGACGGCAGGCGGACTTATACATTTTTTGCCTGTTAAAGCATAAGGACAAGGAAACAATAGACCCTCTGAACCTGGACCAGTGGGATTTTTATATAGTGCCTACAAAAGCGCTAAACAGATGTTTTCCTCTTCAAAAGAGCATCTCCCTGCAGTCGCTTCTGAAGTGCAAACCCATTAAGTCCGGCTTTTCGGGCCTGAGAAATGCTGTTGAGGATTTTTCCAAAGCAAGTGGCCTAGCATGAAGCAAAAGCCAGGCAATCCGCATCTAATTGCCGCTTAAGCGCAGGTTTGCTTTTAAGCCCCTCTGGCCTGCCATTTAAATTCTTTTTCTCGAAAAAGACTTATGACACTGGACGAGGATGTTGTGAAGCTGATGAGGCATCAGGACCATATTCGAAATATCGGCATTATTGCCCATATTGACCATGGAAAAACCACCACTACAGACAACCTTCTTGCGGGAGCCGGGATGATCAGCGAGGAATTGGCGGGGAAGCAGGTTTTCATGGACTTTGACAAGCAGGAGCAGGAGAGGGGAATCACTATTTTTGCAGCTAACGCTTCCATGATTCACACCTTCAATAATGAGCAATATCTTGTCAACCTTATAGACACCCCCGGCCATGTTGACTTTGGGGCAGACGTAACAAGGGCAATGAGGGCGGTCGACGGGGCGGTTGTTGTCGTTTGCGCAGTTGAGGGGCCAATGCCCCAAACCGAGACCGTTCTCCGGCAGGCGCTTCGGGAAAGAGTAAGGCCCACACTTTTTATAAACAAGACCGATCGGCTCATACGGGAGCTTAAGCTAGGCCCTGAGGAAATGATGAAGCGGCTCCAAAGCCACATAAACAATGTCAATTCTCTTATAATGAAATATGCCGAGCCGCAGTACAGGGATAAGTGGCTGGTGAACGTTATGGACGGAACTGTTGCTTTTGGCTCTGCTTATAAGAACTGGGCGATGTCAGTTCCTTACATGAAAAAGACGGGGGTTTCATTCAAGGAAATCATAGACATGACAAATGCTGACCAGGATAAAGAGCTTGCAAAGAAGTGCCCGCTGTCCCAGGTTCTTTTGGATATGATTGTTACTCACTTGCCAGACCCTAACCAGGCGCAGAAATACCGTGTTGAGAAGATCTGGAGCGGGGATGTAACTACTCCAATTGGCGCCGATATGACGGGGTGCAATGCAAAAGGAAAGCTTGGCGCAATCGTAACCAAGGTTGTGCCAGACCCGCACGCGGGAGTCATCTGCACCGCACGGCTTTTTTCAGGCACATTAAAGGCAGGAGAGGAGGTTTACCTTGTAGGCCAGAGGAAGAGGCAGAGAGTGCAGCAGGTTTCAATTTACAGGGGCCCCAGAAGGGTTACCATTGAAGAGGCACTGGCTGGAAACATAATTGGCATTGTTGGTTTGGGAGAAGCATTTTCCGGTGAAACCATATGCGGCCCTGAGGAGCCAATCCCACCGTTTGAATCGATCAAGCACATCTTTGAGCCGGTTGTAACAAAATCAGTTGAGCCAAAGGATGTCAGGGACCTTCCAAAGCTAATAGATTACTTAAAGCAGGTAAACAGGGAAGACCCTTCAATTGAGATTAAGATTAACGAGGAAACCGGAGAGTATTTGGTTTCAGGCCTTGGTGAGCTTCACATTGACGCAAAGATTGAAAGGCCACTCAGGGAAAGGGGAATTGACATAAAGAGCTCAACACCGATAGTCGTTTACAGGGAAACCATCGAGGGAGTTACACCTCGGCCGGTAGAAGGAAAGAGCCCAAACAAGCATAACAAGTTCTATGTCATCGTTGAGCCGTTGGAGGAGGGAGTTTTTGAGCTTCTAAGCTCCGGCGCAATACCAGAAGACCGGCTCAAGAAGCTAAAGCAGGAGGATATAGAGCTCTTCGTAAAGGCAGGAATGGACAGGGAAGACATAAAGAAGTACCTTGACATTTACAACAAGAACATTTTGATTAACGCAACAAAGGGAATACAGTACCTTAACGAGACTTTCGAGCACATGAAAAACGCGTTCAGGGATGTGTGCAACGAAGGCCCTCTTGCAAGGGAGCCATGCCTTAAAGTAAAGGTAAAGGTGGTTGATGCTGACCTTCACGAAGACGCCATCCACAGGGGCCCTGCACAGGTTATTCCTGCAGTAAGGCAGGCGATAAAAGAGGCAATGCTTCAGTCCAAGCCAAGGGTCCTGGAGCCGCTTCAGGACATCAGGATTGACTCACCTGAGGAAACCACAGGCCCTGCAATGAATGAAATCCAGAACAGGCGCGGCCAGGTCGATGACGTTTCAACTGAGCTTGGGGCTTCAATAATCAGGACAAGGGTTCCTGTAGCTGAAATGTTCGGCTTTGAAGGGGCTCTAAAATCGGCAACTCAGGGCAAGGGCTTTTACTCTCTTATCAATGTTTACTTCGAGAAGCTTCCAATGTCCCTTCAGGAGGGAGTAATTTCAAAGATACGTCAGAGGAAGGGACTGTCTCCTGAACAGGCCTAGGAGAAGATATTTCTAGCTGAAAGTTATTGTTTTTTGCTTAGCAAGGGTCATTTATGTTAGGGGAAATTTCTGAGGTGGGCATCCTGGGTGCGGGGCTTGGCGGACTTGCAGCGGCCATTAAGCTTGCTGATGGAGGCGTTAAGGTCAATGTTTTTGAACGAAAGGCTTCCGTGGGCTCTGGCTTTGGCTATCATGTCAATGCGCTTAGGGATTACGGAATGGGAGCGCTTTATGAATTGCATGAGTTAGGCCTGGATCTGGAGCCCTGCTCCAGGATTCAGAAAGTTTTCAGACTTGCTCCGGGGGTTCGTTCCGAAACGCAAGGGTCTTCCTACGTTCTTTTTGAAAGGGGAAATGGGGAAAACTCGCTTGAGAACCAACTCTACAGGCTATGCCTTGAGAAAGGAGTGAACTTTAAGTTTAATGCAAAGATTCCATTTGATGCTGATGAGGTAAAAGTGGTTGCTACCGGAGCACCAAGAGATAAGCGAAACATTCTTGGGGTGGGCTATGCCTACCCCATGGAAGAAATCTCTCTGTTGGGGGATGAACTTGCTATGGTTTATGATAATGGCTTGGCTCCTCAGGGGTACGTCTGCCTTTTGCCGGGGTCTAAGGAGGCCATGCTTCTCTCTGTTTCTTTTACTGAATTGAACCGCTCTGAACTGAAGAAAAAACTTGACCTGGGGCTTGAGGGTGGTTTGCTTGGCCCTTTCTTGGGAAGCGCTTCTCCCAGGAAAAGTATATTCGGCTACGGCTACGTTCAGGAAGACCCGATTTCTTCTGCTGAGCAATATGGAAAGCTTTTTGTGGGGGAGTCCTGCGGTTTTCAGGATGCCCGAAGGGGATTTGGAATAAGCTACGCCCTGGATACAGGAATCACTGCGGCGCAAAGCATACTCTTGGAAGTTCCTTACAATCAGCTCTTGAGAGACAGATTTGGCACTGAATTTCAGAATCTGTGGGCAGCCAGGCAAAGGCAGAATGGCTTTACAAATGAAGATTATGTCCATATGCTAACTGGGCTTGGTGAAGTTATTAAAGTGAATTCATATGTTGACTGGAAAAGTGAGGCGGGCAGGTAAGTTTTTGATTTTTCATCTTTTGTTTGTTTTTACCGTTCAATGCCCTGAAAAATTAAGACTCTATTTTCGTTCCAATCCTATCTGTTCGGCTTCTGGCTACAAATTTCTCCAGAAAAACTTCTTGAAACAATATATACCTATCTGTATAATATTATGAAGCAACAAGCATATAATAATGCTACTAGCGGTGATTCAAAGATTGGTTATGTGAAGGATGCGGGGGTGACTGCAATCAGTTATGCAAGCAGCCTTGCAAACAGGGTTGGCGGAGCTACAAAGTCAGGTGCATCAAGAGCAACTGGCTACGCAAAGTCAAAGCCAAAAACAACGGCAGCTTTGGTTGGAGCAGCAGGCCTTGCAGCAACTTACACTGCAATAGCGCTTGGCCACTTGGACGCAAGCGCGGCAGACGAGGCAATAAGAAACCTTGACAATGCAACGATACACAAGATTCCCGAGGCGATTGGCGGCGGGGAAGGTGGAGTGCTTGATAACTCAGCCCACAGGGTTTACGATGCCCTTGCCCGTCTTGACGATGCTCTCAAGGGATACATAACTGCAGTTACTGCAAATGTGTCCAAGGAGCAGGCACTCGTCGACTACTGGGTGGACCAAGGATACTCTCGTGAGGAGGCAATGGATCATATAGAGCGGCTGAAGGGCGTTTCGAACACCCAAGATGCTGTTCAGAGCGTATACGATAAACATGTTGAAGCAGGGAATATAAATGGCACGGTTCAGGATCGGGTTTCTGACGGCATTCGTGACCTTCTGGGCAGGTCCCAAGACAAGATGTCTTCTACAGTTGATGCTGTGAAGGATAAGGTGTCTTATGGTGATTCAGATGTTCAGACAACTGCAGTTCAGGAGAAATTCTTCTCAAATACATCACCTCATCCTTCTGTTGATGTATCCGATATGACTCCTGAGAAAGTGCTGGTCTTTAATGAAGGTTCATTCACAAATGCTCCATTTGGCACATCCCCTTCACCTGCTTCGGTGGAACAGGCAATAAGTCAGACTGACGCAAGCCCTGGAATAAAGCAGCAGCTTAGCGATGCCCTGGCAGGATTCCCTGGAGGGCAGACCGGTGCAGCAGTTGCAGGAGCAGGACTCGTTGGAGGAGGCGCTTACGCAAAGAAGAAAGGTGTAATATGACAGCAAAAAAGAAATCTTCGGTAAAGGTAGCTAAAAAAGCAGTGAAAAGAGTGGCAAAGCCGGCTAAGACTGTAAAGAAGACCATAAAGAAAACCGTAGTGAAGCCAATCGCAACCAAAGGCGCAAAGGCAAGAACTGACTTCAGCAAAATACTTCAGCAGGCCGAGAGGAAATATGACCGTGAGGTCACAGTCCTCTTGAGGTCGATTGACACAGCTGAAAGAATAGGAAACACAAAGACGCTGATGGTCGCAAGGCAGATAGCCAAGAACTGGATAGAGTACTTCATAGCGCTAAGGCAGGTAATACAGAAAACCTGCAGCCCAAAGGACCAAAGCACAAAGGCCTCAGTCGCATTCATAGACGACCAGATCAAGTTCTTCCAGATATTGGTCAAGGAGCTTGAACGAAAGCTTGGCGAGATGAGGGTAAAAACCCTTCGGCAATCCCTAAGGTAAATTTTTGATTTTTCATCTTTTGTTTGTTTTATTTGTTAGTCTCTGGGCTCTTT
This sequence is a window from Candidatus Aenigmatarchaeota archaeon. Protein-coding genes within it:
- a CDS encoding NAD(P)-binding protein, which gives rise to MLGEISEVGILGAGLGGLAAAIKLADGGVKVNVFERKASVGSGFGYHVNALRDYGMGALYELHELGLDLEPCSRIQKVFRLAPGVRSETQGSSYVLFERGNGENSLENQLYRLCLEKGVNFKFNAKIPFDADEVKVVATGAPRDKRNILGVGYAYPMEEISLLGDELAMVYDNGLAPQGYVCLLPGSKEAMLLSVSFTELNRSELKKKLDLGLEGGLLGPFLGSASPRKSIFGYGYVQEDPISSAEQYGKLFVGESCGFQDARRGFGISYALDTGITAAQSILLEVPYNQLLRDRFGTEFQNLWAARQRQNGFTNEDYVHMLTGLGEVIKVNSYVDWKSEAGR
- a CDS encoding PRC-barrel domain-containing protein, with the translated sequence MAVNVKSFSEVVGKDVFTTDGKYCGKVKDFRVELGKFRVTSIIVEALRGTFLSEILGGEKKGVVIPYSAVEGIEDIVLIRNIFRGVNAKIEQRPE
- a CDS encoding elongation factor EF-2 encodes the protein MTLDEDVVKLMRHQDHIRNIGIIAHIDHGKTTTTDNLLAGAGMISEELAGKQVFMDFDKQEQERGITIFAANASMIHTFNNEQYLVNLIDTPGHVDFGADVTRAMRAVDGAVVVVCAVEGPMPQTETVLRQALRERVRPTLFINKTDRLIRELKLGPEEMMKRLQSHINNVNSLIMKYAEPQYRDKWLVNVMDGTVAFGSAYKNWAMSVPYMKKTGVSFKEIIDMTNADQDKELAKKCPLSQVLLDMIVTHLPDPNQAQKYRVEKIWSGDVTTPIGADMTGCNAKGKLGAIVTKVVPDPHAGVICTARLFSGTLKAGEEVYLVGQRKRQRVQQVSIYRGPRRVTIEEALAGNIIGIVGLGEAFSGETICGPEEPIPPFESIKHIFEPVVTKSVEPKDVRDLPKLIDYLKQVNREDPSIEIKINEETGEYLVSGLGELHIDAKIERPLRERGIDIKSSTPIVVYRETIEGVTPRPVEGKSPNKHNKFYVIVEPLEEGVFELLSSGAIPEDRLKKLKQEDIELFVKAGMDREDIKKYLDIYNKNILINATKGIQYLNETFEHMKNAFRDVCNEGPLAREPCLKVKVKVVDADLHEDAIHRGPAQVIPAVRQAIKEAMLQSKPRVLEPLQDIRIDSPEETTGPAMNEIQNRRGQVDDVSTELGASIIRTRVPVAEMFGFEGALKSATQGKGFYSLINVYFEKLPMSLQEGVISKIRQRKGLSPEQA